The Drosophila innubila isolate TH190305 chromosome 3R unlocalized genomic scaffold, UK_Dinn_1.0 2_E_3R, whole genome shotgun sequence genome has a segment encoding these proteins:
- the LOC117792655 gene encoding probable cytochrome P450 313a4: MLSINLWMTLLVVLWCYVLWSRRRLYQLMLRIPGPIGYPIIGSLHEFWLNNEPMWSKHRKALNPAFSHNGLLSFIPIFNIEGNSLLQELNTLVGKGESELLSRLKNFTLRIATQTTMGTDVKKEEVYQNETIMEKYQSVLEAGIVLILRPWYNIKCFRRWTDVDTLLNDSKSAIRKFIKIIIDRKLKEVSKSDQTGNKSNTFVNLAIEQLKSRVFSYQNVEDEANTIVFAAFETTALTITYTLMHLAMFPEYQQRVYEEIKSVFPNTGDFEVTFEDLQKLEYLEMVINESMRLMPALPLSLRKVTEDVKLSNGVTLPKGLEFCISIYHTHRSKEIWGPEAHIFNPDNCLPRSLQDKHPYALIPFLKGKRNCIGWKYGLMLLKITLVKILRNYEVKTSYRFEDLVVVDNITLKLKDLPGLQLERRA; this comes from the exons ATGTTGTCAATTAATCTGTGGATGACTTTACTCGTGGTGCTTTGGTGCTATGTTTTGTGGAGCCGTCGAAGACTATACCAACTTATGTTACGGATACCTGGGCCAATTGGATACCCGATAATTGGCAGCCTGCATGAGTTCTGGTTAAATAAtg agcCTATGTGGAGTAAGCATCGCAAGGCATTAAACCCTGCTTTTAGTCATAATGGCTTACTCAGCTTTATCCCTATATTCAATATTGAAGGAAATTCCTTACTTCAAGAGCTGAATACGTTAGTTGGCAAAGGAGAGAGTGAATTGCTTTCGCGATTGAAGAACTTTACTCTACGAATTGCAACTC AAACCACCATGGGTACTGATGTCAAGAAGGAAGAAGTTTATCAAAATGAAACTATAATGGAGAAATATCAAag TGTTCTGGAGGCTGGAATAGTACTGATCTTAAGACCTTGGTATAACATAAAGTGTTTTCGACGCTGGACTGATGTTGACACACTCCTCAATGATTCAAAATCGGCTATAcgaaaatttatcaaaatt ataattgACAGAAAACTAAAGGAAGTTTCAAAAAGTGATCAAACAGGGAACAAGAGTAATACATTTGTTAACCTGGCTATTGAGCAGTTAAAGAGTCGAGTTTTCAGCTATCAAAATGTAGAAGACGAGGCTAATACAATCGTTTTTGCCGCATTTGAAACAACTGCACTCACTATTACCTACACCTTGATGCACCTAGCCATGTTTCCAGAGTATCAGCAGAGAGTCTATGAGGAAATCAAATCTGTATTCCCCAATACTGGAGACTTTGAAGTAACTTTTGAGGATTTACAGAAATTAGAGTACCTGGAGATGGTGATTAACGAGAGTATGAGGCTGATGCCAGCACTTCCTTTATCACTACGAAAAGTGACTGAAGATGTGAAGTTATCAAACGGCGTTACTCTCCCAAAAGGACTTGAATTTTGCATTAGTATTTACCACACGCATCGGAGCAAAGAAATATGGGGTCCAGAAGCGCATATCTTTAACCCAGATAATTGTCTGCCAAGAAGTCTGCAGGATAAGCATCCCTATGCTCTCATACCATTCCTCAAGGGAAAGCGAAATTGCATAg GCTGGAAATACGGGTTAATGTTGTTGAAAATCACGTTGGTAAAAATTCTGAGAAACTATGAAGTCAAAACAAGTTATCGTTTTGAAGATTTGGTCGTTGTAGATAATATtacacttaaattaaaagatttgCCTGGTCTACAGCTGGAACGTCGAGCTTGA
- the LOC117792656 gene encoding dormancy-associated protein 2: protein MRAVIFFALIVGVLLSLAYAEEQQDQQDQLVRAKRQYFGGGFGGGYGGYYGGYRGGYRGGFGRYPGYSGYPGYGGYGGYGRYPGYGGFGPGFGFYG from the coding sequence ATGCGTGCTGTTATATTCTTCGCCTTGATTGTTGGTGTACTCCTGTCTCTGGCTTATGCCGAGGAGCAACAGGATCAGCAGGATCAACTGGTGCGTGCCAAGCGACAGTACTTTGGTGGCGGATTTGGAGGCGGATACGGAGGCTATTACGGAGGATACCGTGGAGGATACCGCGGAGGCTTTGGTCGTTATCCAGGCTATAGTGGCTATCCAGGCTATGGTGGCTATGGAGGCTATGGTCGCTATCCAGGCTATGGAGGCTTCGGTCCCGGCTTTGGTTTCTAtggttaa